A section of the Gemmatimonadota bacterium genome encodes:
- a CDS encoding Ig domain-containing protein yields the protein MVITGKTFTWTSSDTSVATISTSGLATGKTAGVTAITAEVDDTSNAVRLTVTKPPPPPPPPPVVHRVTVTPETPSIAVGKTQQFTATAYDSNNVVITGKTFTWTSSDTSAATIDSSGLATAVNAGTTTITAETGGIPGTASLTVTETPPPGTVIASVVVSPASASIQKGETQQFTAKATDSAGTEITGKTFTWESSATTVATIDSLGLATAVNTGSTTIKARTDGVSGTASLTVTEPPICPMLKGSIANQTLTLGGSAAPIDLMQYFSLPEDFVPTYVVSSTDTSVTTTSLAGAMLTVTPAAAGTDTVSVTVSKQDCDAVKQSFVVTVILPCPAVIADAPIQDQTLVVGAGTTQFDLTQHFEHIDQDGIEISVTSPSPGIATAVIEGTSLKIDPVAAGQIAAIAVTVTDTAESDPCDPVSQSFMVTVEAALEHPGLYPWSVSGEHVYRLNGNVGIGVEVPDQKLVVDGTVKAEGYRLRMIPADYVFEEGYDLLSLDEVESYIRNHGHLPGVASGVDMKANGLGISRMQTTLLEKIEELSLYIIAQHEQLREQGDRLASQQQKLEIQKTQVSELEQRLRRWER from the coding sequence GTCCAACGCAGTGAGACTGACGGTGACCAAGCCTCCACCACCTCCTCCGCCGCCCCCGGTGGTGCACCGGGTCACCGTGACCCCGGAAACGCCGTCGATCGCGGTGGGTAAAACGCAGCAGTTCACTGCTACTGCCTATGATTCGAACAACGTGGTAATCACGGGCAAGACCTTTACCTGGACGAGCAGCGACACCTCGGCTGCGACAATTGACTCGTCGGGACTGGCTACGGCAGTGAATGCAGGTACAACAACGATAACGGCGGAGACAGGCGGTATTCCGGGTACGGCTTCACTTACCGTCACCGAAACACCACCGCCTGGGACCGTGATAGCATCTGTTGTGGTGAGTCCTGCTTCGGCATCAATCCAGAAGGGCGAGACGCAGCAGTTCACTGCGAAGGCCACCGACTCGGCCGGTACAGAGATAACGGGCAAAACCTTTACCTGGGAGAGCAGTGCCACCACGGTCGCTACCATTGACTCGTTGGGACTGGCAACGGCAGTGAACACAGGTTCGACGACGATTAAGGCAAGGACAGACGGTGTTTCCGGTACAGCTTCACTCACCGTCACCGAACCGCCAATCTGTCCCATGCTTAAGGGCAGCATAGCTAATCAGACGCTCACCTTGGGAGGGAGCGCCGCCCCGATCGATCTGATGCAGTATTTCTCGCTGCCGGAGGATTTCGTCCCAACCTACGTAGTCAGCTCGACCGATACGAGCGTAACGACGACCAGTCTTGCGGGAGCCATGCTAACGGTAACACCCGCCGCCGCCGGTACGGATACGGTTAGCGTTACGGTCAGCAAGCAGGATTGCGATGCTGTGAAGCAATCCTTTGTAGTCACCGTGATCCTGCCCTGCCCGGCCGTGATCGCGGACGCACCCATCCAGGACCAGACGCTGGTCGTGGGCGCGGGCACGACGCAGTTCGATCTGACGCAACACTTCGAACACATCGATCAGGACGGTATCGAAATCTCGGTAACATCCCCAAGTCCGGGTATCGCCACGGCTGTTATCGAGGGGACCAGCCTGAAAATCGATCCGGTGGCGGCCGGCCAGATCGCGGCCATCGCGGTAACGGTTACCGATACGGCCGAAAGTGATCCATGCGATCCCGTGTCACAGTCCTTCATGGTCACGGTGGAGGCCGCGCTGGAGCATCCGGGTCTCTATCCCTGGTCGGTCTCCGGTGAGCACGTTTACCGGCTTAATGGCAACGTGGGCATCGGCGTGGAAGTTCCGGACCAGAAGCTCGTCGTGGATGGGACGGTCAAGGCGGAGGGGTACCGGCTGAGGATGATCCCTGCCGACTACGTGTTCGAGGAGGGTTACGACCTCCTTTCTCTGGATGAAGTGGAGTCGTACATCCGGAATCACGGCCATCTGCCGGGCGTGGCCTCCGGCGTGGATATGAAGGCCAACGGCCTGGGTATCAGCCGGATGCAGACCACGCTTCTGGAGAAAATCGAGGAACTGTCGCTCTACATCATCGCGCAGCACGAACAGCTTCGCGAACAGGGCGACCGCCTCGCCTCGCAGCAGCAGAAGCTGGAGATTCAAAAGACGCAGGTAAGTGAGCTGGAGCAACGGCTCAGGAGATGGGAAAGATGA
- a CDS encoding RHS repeat-associated core domain-containing protein: protein MPGGGTTRYAYDTLGRMTSRHHPDADAATMYKYDDLGRMRFSQDARQRAAGTSNATRKVTYTVYDDFGRVTRVGEAAANFSRLDPERSYAFENNASSWRSRMTYDDDVLGSGPNYAQGRLTKVEENTDADAAAEVVHEYAYDHLGSVRVKQVEIEGLTGAKTAAYTHDLAGRVTRLVYPDGAQARYAYDSAGRLSRVGDARGKTLAEYTHTAAGNIDTHVVGQGAGDTTADGVVTGTYTYNPREWVTDLNYVGTFRSELTYDLAGNVTRQKYSHGSAASKTAEYAYDALYRITGFDVTGGTARNYAYDRNGNLTSMVTGSSRLTYNHTGDSTPNRLDSTTGTGGQTYVYNQNGWMTRKGADTVRYDYRGLTTGYGTARYFMDPDRRRVKKTVGTDVTYYLRGPGGSVLAEYTGQSLSANYVYAGSRRIARISGDSASYYLADHLGSTRSLVDEAGSVTAAYDYWPYGKILSTSGSGATHFRFTGHERDSESSLDYMLNRNYDFNIGRFLRPDPMQDEYPGISPYAYAANNPLKYVDPDGRALVFGAIVGAAIDVGIQVAVDGRSLDEIDLGSVVISAAAGATGVGLITKLSKVNKVARFGIEAATDAGFSALHQVNETGNVDLTNTVQDVAVGRSIGRFAGETAGRIAGTSSTVKHLTRDADRLKRIGDNAASQGRDSRAKSRYTRAEELYEKAQNYIARRAISASTAATQIGSRIFGWFTSDGEEERDKE from the coding sequence ATGCCGGGCGGCGGCACCACGCGCTACGCCTACGACACCCTGGGCCGCATGACCAGCCGGCATCACCCCGACGCCGACGCGGCCACCATGTACAAGTACGACGACCTCGGACGCATGCGTTTTTCGCAGGACGCGCGGCAGCGCGCCGCCGGAACGAGCAACGCCACACGGAAAGTCACCTACACCGTCTACGACGACTTCGGGCGCGTGACCCGTGTGGGCGAAGCGGCGGCCAACTTCTCACGTCTCGATCCAGAAAGGTCTTACGCCTTCGAGAACAACGCATCGTCGTGGCGCAGCCGCATGACCTACGACGACGACGTCCTGGGAAGCGGGCCCAACTACGCCCAGGGGCGCCTGACTAAAGTCGAGGAAAACACCGACGCCGACGCGGCCGCCGAGGTCGTCCACGAGTACGCCTACGACCACCTGGGAAGCGTGCGCGTCAAGCAGGTGGAAATCGAGGGCCTGACAGGCGCGAAGACGGCCGCCTATACCCATGACCTGGCAGGGCGGGTGACCCGCCTGGTCTATCCCGACGGCGCGCAGGCGCGCTACGCATATGATAGCGCGGGGCGGCTCAGCCGTGTGGGGGACGCACGGGGCAAGACCCTGGCAGAATATACCCACACCGCCGCGGGCAACATCGACACCCACGTCGTGGGTCAGGGCGCGGGTGACACCACTGCAGACGGCGTCGTAACCGGCACCTATACCTACAACCCACGCGAGTGGGTCACCGATCTGAACTATGTTGGTACGTTCAGATCCGAGCTTACCTACGACCTCGCCGGCAACGTCACCAGGCAGAAGTACAGCCACGGCAGCGCCGCGTCCAAGACGGCGGAATACGCCTACGATGCCCTGTACCGGATCACCGGCTTCGACGTTACAGGCGGCACAGCCCGGAACTACGCCTACGACAGGAACGGCAACCTGACGTCCATGGTGACCGGCAGCAGCCGGCTCACCTACAACCACACGGGCGACTCCACGCCCAACAGGCTGGACAGCACCACGGGCACAGGGGGGCAGACCTATGTTTACAACCAGAACGGATGGATGACGCGCAAAGGTGCAGATACGGTGAGATACGACTACCGGGGACTCACCACGGGCTACGGCACCGCGCGGTACTTCATGGATCCGGACCGCAGGCGGGTGAAGAAGACCGTCGGGACGGACGTCACCTACTACCTGAGAGGTCCAGGTGGCAGCGTCCTGGCAGAATATACGGGCCAATCCCTGTCAGCCAATTACGTGTACGCGGGAAGCAGGCGTATCGCCCGGATATCCGGAGATAGTGCCAGCTACTATCTGGCCGATCACCTGGGCAGCACAAGGAGCCTGGTCGACGAAGCCGGCAGCGTCACCGCTGCATACGACTACTGGCCCTATGGCAAGATCCTTTCCACCAGTGGCTCCGGCGCCACGCACTTCCGGTTCACCGGCCACGAGCGGGACTCGGAGTCCAGCCTTGACTACATGCTGAACAGGAATTACGATTTCAACATAGGCAGGTTCCTGCGGCCCGATCCCATGCAGGATGAGTACCCGGGGATCAGTCCCTATGCCTATGCCGCCAATAATCCGCTCAAGTATGTGGATCCAGATGGGCGTGCATTAGTTTTTGGTGCCATAGTAGGCGCTGCGATTGATGTCGGCATACAGGTTGCGGTAGATGGACGCTCACTTGATGAAATCGATTTGGGCTCTGTAGTGATATCAGCCGCGGCTGGGGCAACAGGGGTTGGGTTGATAACCAAACTGTCGAAGGTTAACAAAGTCGCAAGGTTTGGAATCGAAGCAGCCACCGATGCAGGATTCAGTGCTTTACACCAGGTAAACGAAACTGGAAATGTGGATTTAACGAATACTGTACAGGATGTAGCCGTTGGAAGGAGCATTGGCAGATTTGCTGGAGAAACAGCCGGTAGAATAGCCGGCACTTCCAGTACAGTAAAACATCTGACACGTGATGCTGATCGACTTAAGAGAATCGGTGACAATGCCGCAAGCCAAGGCAGAGATTCTCGCGCAAAAAGTCGATACACAAGAGCGGAAGAGCTATATGAAAAAGCTCAAAACTACATCGCGAGACGAGCCATATCAGCAAGTACTGCCGCCACCCAAATCGGTTCCAGAATCTTCGGATGGTTTACTTCCGATGGAGAAGAGGAAAGGGATAAAGAATGA